Proteins encoded together in one Triticum dicoccoides isolate Atlit2015 ecotype Zavitan chromosome 7B, WEW_v2.0, whole genome shotgun sequence window:
- the LOC119337808 gene encoding uncharacterized acetyltransferase At3g50280-like has product MATEDSAPVRVVSRRMVRPSSSGVATCSAEPAAETVHLAPWDLQMLTVDYIQKGILLPKPPAGDGGERLVGRLASSFARALGRFYPFAGRLAAEEQLEDGGVTVSLHCTSEGAEFVHAVAPGVTVADVAASLYIPRVVWPFFPLDGLVGADAVADSRPVLAAQVTELADGVFVAMSLSHAVADGTAFWHLFNTWSEMSRSGGTDAEMLTPPPVLVRWFPDACPVPVPLPFAKLEHMIRRFDCPPVEECFFHFSAESIKKLKARANAEVASAGVGSATSTATLSSLQSLLAHVWRSVSRARRLSPVEETTYTVLVGCRGRVKRVPQTYAGNAVVRATARSTAGEILDRGLGWTARLLNSAIASLDEAALVGSLTSWHQDPRFAYQAGFWNPAMVVTGNSPRFDAYGNDFGWGPPVAVRSGGANKVDGRVTVYEGRGGGGSMGLEVCLAPEALARLAADDEFIYQD; this is encoded by the coding sequence ATGGCGACGGAGGATTCTGCCCCCGTCCGCGTCGTCTCCCGCCGCATGGTGCGGCCGTCTTCGAGCGGCGTGGCGACGTGCTCAGCCGAGCCTGCGGCCGAGACGGTGCACCTTGCGCCGTGGGACCTCCAGATGCTGACCGTGGACTACATCCAGAAGGGCATCCTCCTGCCTAAGCCCCCCGCCGGAGACGGCGGCGAGCGCCTCGTCGGGCGCCTTGCGTCGTCCTTCGCCCGCGCTCTAGGACGCTTCTACCCCTTCGCCGGCCGCCTCGCAGCCGAGGAGCAGCTGGAGGACGGCGGCGTCACCGTCTCTCTGCACTGCACCAGCGAGGGCGCAGAGTTCGTCCACGCGGTGGCGCCCGGCGTCACGGTGGCCGATGTCGCGGCGTCGCTGTACATCCCCCGTGTGGTCTGGCCTTTTTTCCCACTCGACGGGTTGGTCGGCGCGGATGCCGTGGCCGACTCGCGCCCCGTCCTTGCCGCGCAGGTCACCGAGCTCGCCGACGGCGTGTTTGTCGCCATGTCGCTCAGCCACGCCGTTGCCGATGGGACTGCCTTCTGGCACCTCTTCAACACCTGGTCCGAGATGAGCCGGAGTGGCGGCACCGACGCCGAGATGCTCACGCCGCCGCCGGTGCTCGTGCGCTGGTTCCCCGATGCCTGCCCTGTACCGGTCCCTCTGCCGTTCGCCAAGCTGGAGCATATGATCCGGCGGTTCGATTGCCCGCCGGTGGAGGAGTGCTTCTTCCATTTCTCCGCGGAGAGCATCAAGAAGCTGAAGGCCAGAGCGAACGCCGAGGTGGCCAGCGCCGGCGTCGGCTCGGCGACCTCCACAGCCACCCTCTCGTCCCTCCAGTCCCTGCTCGCACACGTCTGGCGCTCAGTGTCTCGCGCCCGGCGCCTGTCACCGGTGGAAGAGACGACGTACACCGTGCTCGTCGGGTGCCGCGGCCGTGTCAAGCGCGTACCACAAACGTACGCAGGGAACGCCGTGGTGCGCGCCACGGCGAGGTCCACGGCCGGCGAGATCCTGGACAGGGGACTGGGGTGGACGGCGCGGCTGCTGAACAGCGCCATCGCGTCGCTCGACGAGGCAGCGCTGGTGGGCTCGCTAACTTCGTGGCACCAGGACCCGAGGTTCGCGTACCAGGCGGGGTTCTGGAACCCGGCGATGGTGGTGACCGGGAACTCGCCGCGGTTTGACGCGTACGGAAACGACTTCGGGTGGGGACCGCCGGTGGCCGTGCGGAGCGGTGGTGCGAACAAGGTGGACGGGCGGGTGACGGTGTACGAGGGCCGCGGGGGCGGTGGGAGCATGGGGCTGGAGGTGTGCCTCGCGCCGGAGGCGCTCGCGCGGCTAGCTGCAGACGATGAGTTCATCTATCAGGACTGA